From a region of the Mucilaginibacter auburnensis genome:
- a CDS encoding phytase: protein MNKRNILFAAQLLVLMASSACQQNNSANKAAATDTTAVAEVKPVIITEPVKYDTDDPAIWVNKAEPAKSLVIGTDKDADGALYVFDLQGKIVQDKVVRGLKRPNNVDLAYGLMLNGKPTDIAVASERITHKLRIFSVPDMKPVDNGGIEIFKGETGNEYRDLMGIALYTAADGKIYAIAGRKNGPTTGGYLWQYLLSDDGTGHVKATLVRKFGTYSGKKEIESIAVDNELKYVYYSDEQVGVRQYAADPDQGDKQLGMFGTTGFKVDHEGISIYKLTDSTGYILVSDQGANRFQIFGREGTKQKPYEHKLLKIVNVAARQSDGSDVANVPLNDTFKHGLFVTMSDDKTFHYYRWEDIAGKELKSK, encoded by the coding sequence ATGAATAAACGAAATATATTATTTGCGGCACAGCTGCTTGTTTTAATGGCAAGCAGTGCCTGCCAACAAAACAACTCAGCTAATAAAGCTGCTGCAACAGATACCACTGCTGTAGCCGAAGTTAAACCTGTTATTATTACTGAACCGGTTAAATATGACACCGACGATCCGGCAATTTGGGTGAACAAGGCAGAGCCTGCAAAGAGCCTGGTTATTGGAACCGACAAAGATGCTGATGGCGCTTTGTATGTATTTGACCTGCAAGGCAAAATAGTACAGGATAAGGTGGTGCGTGGTTTAAAGCGCCCCAACAACGTTGATCTTGCCTATGGCTTAATGCTGAATGGCAAGCCAACTGATATTGCCGTGGCCAGCGAACGCATTACGCATAAACTGCGCATTTTTTCGGTACCTGACATGAAACCGGTTGACAATGGTGGCATTGAAATTTTTAAGGGTGAAACCGGCAATGAATACCGCGACCTGATGGGTATAGCTTTATATACCGCAGCCGATGGTAAGATATATGCCATTGCGGGCCGTAAAAACGGACCAACAACAGGCGGTTACTTATGGCAGTACTTGTTGAGCGATGATGGCACGGGCCATGTTAAGGCAACATTGGTGCGCAAGTTTGGTACCTACAGCGGTAAAAAAGAAATAGAATCAATAGCGGTGGACAATGAACTCAAATACGTTTATTACTCTGATGAGCAGGTTGGTGTTCGTCAATACGCGGCTGATCCTGATCAAGGCGACAAGCAACTGGGCATGTTTGGCACCACCGGGTTTAAAGTAGATCATGAAGGTATATCCATCTATAAACTAACTGATTCTACAGGCTATATTCTGGTGTCTGACCAGGGGGCTAACCGTTTTCAGATATTCGGCAGAGAGGGGACCAAACAAAAGCCATATGAACATAAGCTGTTGAAGATAGTTAACGTTGCGGCCCGCCAAAGCGATGGATCTGATGTGGCGAATGTTCCTTTGAATGATACATTTAAACACGGCTTGTTTGTTACCATGAGTGATGACAAAACCTTTCATTACTACCGCTGGGAAGATATTGCCGGCAAAGAGTTAAAGTCTAAATAA
- a CDS encoding tetratricopeptide repeat protein, producing MILISGRVKAQLQTVDAVAQKHPDSSLVILKKLQANAAAKNDEVTEGLTLQKMGQICFNQGHYAQSLDFYLHADEIFTSISNKNLIATNLAEMGLLYYYNKQLDKARLTYNKALNLYQQTGNTKGQADILGKIGHLYEKRQRYDSAFHYQHLALAKYTAISDKRGAAKIYENLGSIYEDLAKYNSAYACFNRSLQFYHAEKNEMASIEVVNNLGDILRKTGKYTASIAQSQKALALAKQSGNIYQQASCAKDIGQAYALMNQMDSAYYYSELSRRYASEVYSKDAANQTVFLQVLYDMSKKSAEINRLNNIRNINRVITIAVVIVGVLVIILGVVVFSRQRLKLKDQQAQHELKKLEENSLKQQLELKSKELSSHTLNLIKQNQLLENLRNTLQAMVKEDRRDQKKQMQQIILQINESFNHEQYWKEFTNAFEQVHQSFFDQLKNYSNELTSADMRLIALLKMNLDSTDIATLLGISPDSLRVSRYRLRKKLNIPQGDNLTAFIQSL from the coding sequence ATGATTTTAATATCCGGACGTGTTAAAGCTCAGTTACAAACTGTAGATGCCGTTGCGCAGAAACACCCGGACTCTTCCCTTGTTATTTTAAAGAAATTACAGGCTAACGCTGCAGCTAAAAACGATGAAGTTACTGAAGGCCTCACTTTGCAAAAAATGGGGCAGATATGTTTTAATCAGGGCCATTATGCGCAATCACTTGATTTTTACCTGCATGCCGACGAGATATTCACCAGCATAAGCAACAAAAATCTTATCGCCACCAACTTAGCCGAGATGGGCCTACTTTACTATTATAACAAACAATTAGACAAAGCCCGCTTAACCTACAATAAGGCACTAAACCTATATCAGCAAACGGGCAACACCAAAGGACAGGCAGATATACTTGGCAAAATTGGACACTTGTATGAGAAACGGCAACGGTATGACAGCGCCTTTCACTATCAGCACCTGGCTTTGGCTAAATATACGGCCATAAGCGATAAAAGGGGCGCAGCCAAAATTTACGAGAATTTAGGCAGTATTTATGAAGACCTTGCCAAATATAACTCTGCATACGCCTGTTTTAACAGGTCTCTACAGTTTTATCATGCCGAAAAAAATGAGATGGCCAGCATTGAGGTGGTGAATAACCTGGGCGATATACTTAGAAAAACAGGTAAATACACAGCAAGCATCGCACAATCGCAAAAAGCACTGGCGTTGGCTAAACAGTCGGGCAATATTTATCAGCAAGCCTCATGCGCTAAAGACATTGGTCAGGCTTATGCGCTAATGAACCAAATGGACAGCGCCTATTATTATTCAGAACTCAGTCGGAGATACGCATCAGAAGTTTATTCAAAAGATGCCGCCAACCAAACCGTGTTTTTACAGGTGTTGTATGATATGAGCAAAAAAAGCGCTGAGATAAATCGCTTAAACAACATCCGCAATATTAACAGGGTGATAACTATTGCTGTTGTAATTGTAGGTGTACTTGTAATTATATTAGGGGTAGTTGTATTTAGCCGTCAAAGACTGAAATTGAAAGACCAGCAGGCGCAGCATGAGCTTAAAAAGCTGGAAGAGAATAGCCTCAAACAACAACTGGAGTTAAAAAGCAAGGAACTATCATCTCACACCCTTAATCTGATCAAACAAAATCAGTTGCTTGAAAATTTGCGGAACACGCTGCAGGCCATGGTTAAGGAAGACAGGCGCGACCAAAAAAAACAAATGCAGCAGATCATACTGCAAATAAACGAGAGCTTTAACCACGAACAATATTGGAAAGAATTTACTAACGCTTTTGAGCAGGTACACCAAAGCTTCTTTGATCAGCTTAAAAATTACAGCAATGAGCTTACCTCTGCCGATATGCGCTTAATTGCGTTGCTTAAGATGAACCTTGACTCTACGGATATTGCCACTTTGTTAGGCATATCACCGGATAGCCTGCGTGTATCGCGCTACAGGCTGCGTAAAAAGCTGAACATTCCGCAGGGCGACAATCTTACAGCCTTTATTCAGAGCCTGTAG
- a CDS encoding SUMF1/EgtB/PvdO family nonheme iron enzyme: MSQALCYCGYAKKRVIRGGSFVCNDSYCSGYRVSRRMKSTEDSGMEHLGFRCVKDI; this comes from the coding sequence CTGTCGCAGGCGCTGTGCTATTGCGGTTACGCGAAAAAAAGGGTAATAAGAGGCGGCTCATTTGTATGCAACGACAGCTATTGTTCTGGTTACCGGGTATCACGACGAATGAAAAGCACCGAGGATAGCGGCATGGAGCATTTAGGGTTCAGGTGTGTAAAGGATATTTAA
- the kdpB gene encoding potassium-transporting ATPase subunit KdpB, whose product MKNQSNKLFEPALVQTVLKESFIKLNPKVMLRNPVMFTVEVGTAIMAYVTFYSLTNHDQGSFAYNLIIFLVLLLTLLFANFAEAIAEARGKAQADSLRKTREETPAKVVRSDGSVTTRSSNELKKGDVFICEPGDTIPTDGEIIEGLATIDESAITGESAPVIREAGGDKSSVTGGTKVLSDRIKVQVTTQPGESFLDKMIALVEGASRQKTPNEIALTILLASFTLIFIIVCVTLKPFADYANTPITVAALISLFVCLIPTTIGGLLSAIGIAGMDRALRANVITKSGKAVETAGDIDTLLLDKTGTITIGNRKATHFWPANGISPEELGNAAVLSSLADETPEGKSIVELASSHMKLPKAPTGATFIKFTAETRSSGIDTPDGLAIRKGAFDAMRNMAQRAGKPVPAEVEDRVKIVASNGGTPLVVTANNQILGVIELQDIIKPGIAERFERLRKMGVKTVMVTGDNPLTAKFIAEKAGVDDFIAEAKPEDKMNYIKHEQATGKLVAMMGDGTNDAPALAQADVGVAMNSGTQAAKEAGNMVDLDNDPTKLIEIVEIGKQLLITRGTLTTFSIANDVAKYFAIVPALFIASIPALQHLNIMGLHSPESAILSAVIFNAIIIPMLIPLALKGVEYKPIGASALLRRNLLIYGLGGVIAPFIGIKLIDLLVGLFI is encoded by the coding sequence ATGAAAAATCAATCTAATAAATTATTTGAACCGGCTTTAGTGCAAACCGTGCTTAAAGAGTCGTTCATCAAGCTGAACCCTAAAGTGATGCTACGTAACCCCGTAATGTTCACTGTTGAGGTAGGTACAGCCATTATGGCTTATGTAACTTTCTACAGCCTTACCAATCATGATCAGGGTTCATTCGCTTATAACTTGATCATCTTTTTAGTACTGTTACTAACCTTATTGTTTGCCAACTTTGCCGAAGCTATTGCCGAAGCGCGCGGTAAAGCACAGGCAGACAGCCTGCGCAAAACCCGCGAGGAAACACCTGCCAAAGTGGTGAGAAGTGACGGATCAGTAACCACGAGATCATCGAACGAGCTTAAAAAAGGCGACGTATTTATTTGCGAACCGGGAGATACTATTCCAACCGATGGCGAGATCATTGAAGGTTTGGCAACTATTGATGAATCTGCCATCACAGGCGAATCTGCCCCGGTAATACGCGAAGCAGGCGGCGATAAGTCATCTGTTACCGGCGGTACAAAAGTATTGTCTGACAGGATAAAGGTTCAGGTAACCACCCAACCAGGCGAAAGCTTTTTAGATAAGATGATTGCCTTGGTTGAAGGCGCATCGCGCCAGAAAACACCTAATGAGATAGCGCTTACCATATTGCTGGCCAGCTTTACGCTCATCTTCATTATTGTATGTGTTACGTTAAAGCCGTTTGCAGATTATGCCAACACGCCTATCACTGTTGCCGCGCTGATATCACTGTTTGTGTGTTTGATCCCAACTACCATAGGGGGCTTATTATCAGCCATTGGCATTGCCGGTATGGACCGCGCTTTGCGTGCCAACGTTATCACAAAATCTGGCAAGGCAGTTGAAACCGCCGGAGATATTGACACCCTTTTGCTTGATAAAACCGGCACCATTACCATTGGTAACCGTAAGGCAACACACTTTTGGCCCGCTAACGGTATTTCTCCTGAAGAATTGGGTAATGCTGCAGTATTATCATCATTGGCTGATGAAACGCCCGAAGGTAAATCAATTGTAGAGTTGGCCAGTTCGCACATGAAGCTGCCTAAAGCGCCCACTGGTGCAACCTTTATAAAATTCACTGCCGAGACACGCTCAAGCGGTATTGACACACCCGATGGTCTTGCTATTCGTAAAGGAGCTTTTGATGCTATGCGCAACATGGCCCAACGCGCGGGCAAACCGGTTCCTGCCGAAGTGGAAGATCGCGTTAAGATCGTTGCATCTAACGGTGGCACACCATTGGTAGTAACAGCCAACAACCAGATACTGGGTGTTATTGAACTACAGGACATTATTAAACCAGGCATTGCAGAACGTTTTGAACGCCTGCGCAAAATGGGCGTTAAAACCGTAATGGTAACAGGCGACAACCCGCTTACAGCAAAATTCATTGCCGAAAAAGCCGGTGTTGACGACTTTATTGCCGAAGCTAAGCCTGAAGACAAAATGAACTACATTAAACATGAGCAGGCCACAGGTAAACTGGTTGCCATGATGGGCGACGGCACCAATGATGCCCCTGCCCTGGCCCAAGCCGATGTTGGTGTAGCCATGAACAGCGGAACACAGGCTGCCAAAGAAGCCGGCAACATGGTTGATCTGGATAATGACCCTACCAAGCTGATAGAAATTGTTGAGATAGGCAAACAGTTGCTCATCACCCGGGGTACGCTTACTACGTTCTCCATAGCTAATGACGTGGCAAAGTATTTCGCTATTGTTCCGGCGCTATTCATTGCTTCTATACCTGCTTTGCAGCACTTGAATATTATGGGACTGCATAGCCCGGAGAGCGCGATCCTGTCAGCCGTGATTTTTAACGCCATCATCATCCCAATGTTAATTCCTCTTGCTTTAAAAGGCGTGGAATATAAACCGATTGGTGCCAGCGCTTTGCTGCGCCGCAACCTGTTGATCTACGGATTGGGTGGAGTTATTGCTCCGTTCATCGGCATTAAGTTGATCGATCTTTTAGTTGGACTATTTATATAG
- a CDS encoding TonB-dependent receptor, whose translation MNKFLQILLLSLFSIGVASATTIKGHVYDKETGEPLVGATITIEKFGKATTTGLDGKFELKGLSAGPASVRVSYILYKTVVQEVTILNEDTPHLKVFMEHASNLQEVAITGRSNGVTDREARRLEQNAVQVMNVVSARAIEVSPDLTVANVMQRVSGVSIERNSNGDGQYAILRGMDKRYNYTLVNGVKIPSPDNKYRYVPLDLFPSDLLDRLEVYKTLTPNLEGDAIGGAVNMVMKNAPEQLQINANISTGYSQLFFDRNFSSYNASGINGKSPYELNGRAYNATANDFAKGTLDYTSKKPAPNLVGSLSIGQRFLNNKLGIVLAGSYQNTYRGSNSTFYNSSVTNTNEYAVISSQIYREYSEQQKRLGLHGKVDYVFNNNHKISLYNVYVNLVNQQLRDAVTTNYTGSTYQPAAGNAELTYQTRSRLTEQQIYNSTLHGDHKFFDNKFKVQWSAVYSSARNQVPDNTTISLNGIRQNFVDKRLSLVNTNPVERRWERNTDEDKAGYLDLSYNILNGKSKFDVVAGGLYRDKQRSSFYNKYNLYAPLKGDGTAPLYGVDFNSYNDLNLLVSNPTGAVNNPLTYNASEKITAAYGMVKLVSGKTEIVGGVRVEHTNQGYALLFQAGETRPTGSQIYTDVLPSVTVKHHLTEKAQLHASYYKGVNRPGFYELVPSRVVNEEFLERGNPDLVRALADNYDLRYELFPGAAEQLLVGAFYKKIKNPIEFTFQPDAIRPQDVYYTPGNFGTANNYGLELDYIKFFNKIGIKANYTYTHSRIVTSKRSRRVNPATGDTEPISVDQARPLYGQSEHIGNLSLLYKNTKNGVEVQLAGAYTGERINTVSQFLNNDLWQKGFVQMDLSAEKRFKSGISVFVKANNLLNTPTKLFIKGTNPENLTIKENIVSNGQTLIRSDYYGQSYLIGIRYKLN comes from the coding sequence ATGAATAAGTTTTTACAAATCCTGTTACTCTCCCTTTTTAGTATTGGCGTAGCAAGTGCTACAACTATAAAGGGCCATGTGTACGATAAGGAAACCGGTGAGCCGTTAGTAGGCGCAACCATTACTATAGAAAAATTTGGCAAGGCTACTACAACCGGTCTCGACGGTAAATTTGAATTAAAAGGATTATCGGCCGGCCCCGCAAGCGTACGCGTTTCCTACATTCTTTATAAAACAGTTGTACAAGAAGTTACCATTTTAAACGAAGACACTCCGCATTTAAAGGTCTTCATGGAGCATGCAAGCAATTTGCAGGAAGTAGCCATTACCGGGCGCAGCAATGGTGTTACCGACCGCGAAGCGCGCCGTTTAGAGCAGAATGCTGTTCAGGTAATGAATGTAGTATCAGCACGTGCAATTGAGGTGTCGCCAGACTTAACCGTTGCTAACGTAATGCAGCGTGTTTCGGGTGTTTCAATTGAGCGCAACAGCAACGGCGATGGGCAGTACGCAATACTACGTGGTATGGATAAACGCTATAACTACACATTAGTTAACGGCGTAAAAATTCCAAGTCCGGATAATAAATACCGCTATGTTCCGCTTGACCTTTTCCCGTCTGACCTGTTAGACAGGTTGGAGGTTTATAAAACACTTACACCCAACCTAGAAGGTGATGCAATAGGCGGTGCTGTAAACATGGTGATGAAAAACGCTCCCGAGCAATTACAGATCAACGCCAACATATCAACCGGCTACAGCCAGTTGTTCTTTGACCGCAACTTCAGCAGTTATAACGCTTCGGGCATAAACGGTAAATCGCCATACGAGTTAAATGGGCGCGCTTATAACGCCACTGCTAATGATTTTGCTAAAGGAACTTTAGATTATACATCAAAAAAACCTGCGCCTAACCTTGTGGGTAGCCTATCTATCGGTCAGCGTTTTTTAAATAACAAACTGGGCATAGTTTTGGCAGGCAGCTATCAAAACACCTATCGCGGCAGCAACAGCACGTTTTACAACTCGTCGGTAACCAACACAAACGAGTATGCGGTTATTTCCAGTCAGATATACAGAGAATACTCAGAACAGCAAAAACGTTTAGGCTTACATGGCAAGGTTGACTATGTGTTTAACAATAACCATAAAATTAGCTTATACAACGTGTATGTAAACCTGGTTAACCAACAGTTGCGCGATGCAGTTACCACCAACTATACCGGTAGCACCTATCAGCCTGCGGCAGGTAATGCCGAACTAACCTACCAAACACGCAGCAGGTTAACAGAGCAGCAGATATACAACAGCACGCTGCATGGCGACCATAAATTTTTTGACAACAAGTTTAAAGTTCAATGGTCTGCAGTGTATTCATCAGCCCGCAATCAGGTGCCTGATAATACCACTATCAGCTTGAACGGTATCCGTCAAAATTTTGTTGATAAACGTTTATCACTGGTAAACACCAACCCGGTTGAGCGCCGTTGGGAACGCAATACAGATGAAGACAAAGCCGGTTACTTAGACCTTAGCTATAATATACTGAATGGCAAAAGCAAATTTGACGTTGTGGCAGGTGGCTTGTACCGCGATAAGCAGAGAAGCAGCTTTTATAATAAGTACAACTTGTATGCACCTTTAAAGGGTGACGGCACTGCCCCTCTTTACGGTGTTGACTTTAATAGCTATAATGATCTTAATTTACTGGTATCAAACCCCACAGGAGCAGTTAACAACCCGCTTACTTACAACGCGAGCGAGAAAATCACGGCTGCTTATGGCATGGTAAAACTGGTATCCGGAAAAACAGAGATAGTTGGTGGCGTACGCGTTGAGCATACTAACCAGGGCTACGCGTTGCTATTTCAGGCCGGCGAAACACGCCCTACAGGCAGTCAAATTTACACCGATGTTTTACCAAGTGTAACTGTTAAGCACCATTTAACTGAAAAAGCACAATTACATGCTTCGTATTACAAAGGCGTTAACCGCCCGGGCTTTTACGAGCTTGTACCAAGCAGGGTAGTTAACGAGGAATTTTTAGAACGTGGTAATCCCGACCTGGTGCGTGCACTTGCAGACAATTATGATCTGCGTTACGAACTGTTTCCAGGGGCCGCTGAGCAATTATTGGTTGGAGCGTTCTACAAAAAAATTAAAAACCCGATAGAATTTACCTTTCAACCGGATGCCATACGTCCGCAAGATGTATACTATACGCCCGGTAACTTTGGCACCGCCAATAACTATGGTTTGGAGTTAGACTATATTAAGTTTTTCAACAAAATAGGTATTAAGGCCAACTATACTTACACGCATTCGCGTATTGTTACGTCAAAGAGATCAAGGCGTGTAAACCCAGCCACCGGCGATACCGAACCTATTTCGGTTGATCAGGCAAGGCCTTTATACGGACAGTCTGAGCATATCGGCAACTTATCCTTACTGTATAAAAACACAAAAAATGGTGTAGAGGTACAACTTGCAGGTGCATACACCGGCGAACGCATCAACACGGTGTCTCAATTTTTAAATAACGACCTCTGGCAAAAAGGATTTGTTCAGATGGATCTTTCGGCAGAAAAAAGATTTAAAAGCGGCATCAGCGTATTTGTTAAAGCTAATAACCTGTTGAACACGCCAACCAAACTGTTTATAAAAGGTACCAATCCGGAAAATTTAACTATTAAAGAGAACATTGTTTCGAACGGACAAACTTTAATACGTAGCGATTATTACGGACAAAGCTACCTGATAGGTATCAGGTACAAATTGAATTAA
- the kdpF gene encoding K(+)-transporting ATPase subunit F yields the protein MIALFIISIAVFIYMIYVLLKPEKF from the coding sequence ATGATCGCATTATTTATTATCTCCATTGCAGTATTCATTTACATGATATACGTGCTGCTAAAACCCGAAAAATTTTAA
- the kdpA gene encoding potassium-transporting ATPase subunit KdpA, which translates to MNSEILGVIASFLITLLIAIPLGRYLAKMFAGERVWTDFMKPLENVLFKLAGIRQNESMDWKQFLKAMLTINLLWLVYGFFVLMYQDKLPLNPDGNPGMTPDLAFNTIISFVVNCDLQHYSGESGLTYLTQQIIVMFLMFTSAATGIAAAVGLFKAFRDKTVESIGNFWEFFIKAITRLLLPLSVIVAIILAFNGTPASYAGKDQFISLQGDTVNVSRGPAAQMIAIKHLGTNGGGWYGANSAHPLENPSYVTNMTEIVSQMIIPMAMIIAFGYFIRRKKLGWIIFGVMTAGMLMLMIPTISSELGGNPNIAKMGITQATGAMEGKEVRIGPLATGYWSTLTTIVSTGSVNGMHDSTMPLTGAWQLLGMMINGFFGGCGVGILNYFVYLIIAVFISGLMVGRTPEFLGHKVEAREVKIAAMVTLISPFLIMAGTALAAFVYSTYGNADWAVKPSNWLNNPGFHGFSEMLYEMTSANANNGSGFEGLGDNNIFWNVSTGFVLILGRFLPIIGPVAIAGLLAKKKYIPESAGTLRVDTVTFGLMTLAVILVLNALSYFPALALGPLAEYFSMR; encoded by the coding sequence ATGAACTCAGAGATATTGGGCGTAATAGCCTCCTTTTTGATCACCTTGCTCATAGCCATACCACTGGGAAGGTACCTGGCAAAAATGTTTGCCGGCGAACGTGTGTGGACCGACTTCATGAAACCGCTTGAAAATGTTTTATTCAAGTTAGCCGGCATTCGTCAAAACGAATCAATGGACTGGAAACAGTTCCTGAAAGCAATGCTAACCATTAACCTGCTGTGGTTGGTTTACGGCTTTTTTGTGCTGATGTATCAAGACAAGTTGCCGCTTAACCCTGATGGCAACCCAGGCATGACACCTGACCTTGCCTTTAACACCATCATCAGCTTTGTAGTGAACTGCGATTTGCAACACTACAGCGGCGAAAGTGGCTTAACTTATTTAACCCAGCAAATTATTGTAATGTTCCTGATGTTTACAAGCGCTGCCACAGGTATAGCTGCTGCAGTTGGCTTGTTCAAAGCGTTCAGGGACAAAACAGTAGAAAGCATTGGCAACTTTTGGGAATTCTTTATAAAAGCTATCACCCGTTTACTGCTGCCATTATCGGTTATAGTAGCCATTATACTTGCCTTTAACGGAACACCGGCAAGCTATGCAGGCAAAGACCAATTCATTTCCTTGCAGGGTGATACTGTAAATGTATCACGCGGCCCGGCGGCGCAAATGATAGCTATTAAACACCTGGGCACCAACGGCGGAGGTTGGTATGGTGCCAACTCGGCACATCCTTTAGAAAACCCGAGCTACGTAACTAACATGACGGAGATCGTTTCGCAAATGATCATCCCTATGGCCATGATCATTGCTTTTGGCTATTTCATCCGCAGAAAAAAACTGGGCTGGATAATTTTTGGTGTGATGACGGCGGGCATGTTGATGCTGATGATACCAACCATTAGCAGCGAATTAGGTGGCAACCCCAATATTGCCAAAATGGGAATTACACAAGCCACCGGTGCAATGGAAGGTAAAGAAGTGCGCATAGGTCCATTGGCTACCGGCTACTGGAGCACACTTACTACTATCGTATCAACCGGTTCGGTAAACGGCATGCATGATAGCACTATGCCACTTACCGGTGCATGGCAGTTGCTCGGTATGATGATCAACGGTTTCTTCGGTGGCTGCGGTGTAGGTATACTCAATTACTTTGTGTATCTCATTATAGCTGTATTTATCTCAGGTCTGATGGTTGGCCGTACGCCCGAATTTTTAGGGCACAAAGTTGAGGCCCGCGAAGTAAAGATAGCCGCGATGGTAACGCTGATCAGTCCGTTTCTCATTATGGCTGGCACAGCATTGGCCGCGTTTGTGTATAGCACTTACGGCAATGCAGATTGGGCAGTTAAACCATCCAACTGGTTAAACAACCCCGGCTTCCATGGCTTCTCAGAAATGTTGTATGAGATGACCTCTGCCAACGCCAACAACGGTTCGGGTTTTGAAGGCTTGGGCGATAACAACATTTTCTGGAACGTATCAACCGGCTTTGTGCTGATCCTTGGCCGCTTCCTGCCTATCATTGGTCCGGTGGCTATAGCAGGGTTGCTTGCCAAAAAGAAATACATTCCCGAATCAGCCGGCACACTGCGTGTAGATACAGTAACCTTCGGGCTCATGACTTTAGCCGTGATACTGGTATTGAACGCCCTTTCTTACTTCCCGGCATTGGCTTTAGGTCCGTTGGCCGAGTATTTTTCTATGAGATAA
- a CDS encoding K(+)-transporting ATPase subunit C: MKKYILPAIRLTVVLTVLLCVIYPLLISAVGKLAKGKGDGETIILNGKVVGYANVGQKFDKPGYFWGRPSAVDYNAAGSAGSNKGPTNPDYLKQVSDRADTLLKYHPYLKRTDIPADMVTASGSGLDPDISVAGATIQIKRIAADRKLDEQTIAKLVAEHTEKPVFGPAHVNVLKLNVALDELKK, from the coding sequence ATGAAAAAGTACATATTACCCGCAATACGCTTAACCGTTGTGCTTACCGTATTGTTATGTGTTATCTATCCCTTGTTGATCTCTGCCGTAGGCAAATTAGCTAAGGGCAAAGGCGATGGGGAGACCATCATTCTGAACGGCAAAGTAGTTGGCTATGCTAACGTAGGCCAAAAATTTGACAAGCCCGGTTATTTCTGGGGCCGCCCTTCGGCTGTTGATTATAACGCGGCAGGTTCAGCCGGTTCTAACAAAGGGCCAACCAACCCTGATTATCTGAAACAGGTAAGCGACCGCGCAGATACCCTGCTGAAATACCACCCATATTTGAAAAGAACTGATATCCCCGCAGACATGGTTACTGCATCAGGCAGCGGCCTTGACCCTGATATTTCTGTTGCAGGAGCTACCATACAGATAAAACGCATAGCTGCCGACCGTAAGCTGGATGAGCAAACAATAGCAAAACTGGTAGCTGAACATACAGAAAAACCGGTATTCGGTCCGGCGCACGTTAACGTGCTAAAACTAAATGTAGCCCTGGACGAGCTGAAAAAATAA